One Rhizobium sp. NRK18 genomic window carries:
- a CDS encoding serine hydrolase domain-containing protein produces the protein MKRLVRRLVFVLVVALVGAYFWLLYFPPTLLMVATGYAAKMGCSGIFVSGREPADVYRRDIRPQGHPIFHITTLGVNQSQKSVTARLFAVFAPSTAVYREGLGCTSVPDGNVAAARAVSMPERPPMPELAADTPWPQGSYVPAENDPSISILLSDQALTGPGMRAVVVVKDGRIVGEMYGKGFDADTPQLGWSMTKTVNAAIIGTMIQSRMIALDEAGLFPEWTDGRQKITLANLLAMESGLAFNEDYGAVTDVTRMLYLEPDMADFALGKPLGADPGTKFSYSSGTAVLLSRLWMGRLTSPEQALIYPWRRLFNPLGMTSAVFEADEKGTYVGSSYLYATPRDWARFGLFLAQDGVWNGERRLPEGFVAAMGTPTETSNGEYTQLQAWKKTGDEARGLPADMFWLEGHDGQSVAVSPSAGLVVVRMGMTPRRLGYDPVPLVRAVSNVLSNR, from the coding sequence TTGAAAAGATTGGTCAGGCGTCTCGTCTTCGTTCTGGTGGTGGCTCTTGTCGGCGCATATTTCTGGCTTCTCTATTTCCCGCCCACGCTGCTGATGGTCGCCACCGGCTATGCGGCCAAGATGGGTTGCTCGGGCATCTTCGTATCGGGCCGCGAGCCGGCCGACGTCTACCGCCGCGATATCCGCCCGCAGGGTCATCCGATCTTCCACATCACGACGCTAGGCGTGAACCAGTCGCAGAAGAGCGTCACGGCCCGGCTGTTCGCCGTCTTCGCGCCGAGCACGGCGGTCTACCGCGAAGGGCTCGGCTGCACGTCGGTTCCGGATGGCAATGTCGCGGCGGCGCGCGCCGTCAGCATGCCCGAACGGCCGCCGATGCCGGAGCTTGCGGCGGACACGCCATGGCCGCAGGGCAGCTACGTGCCCGCCGAGAACGATCCGTCGATCTCGATCCTGCTCTCGGACCAGGCATTGACCGGTCCCGGCATGCGCGCCGTTGTCGTCGTGAAGGACGGACGGATCGTCGGCGAAATGTATGGAAAGGGCTTTGACGCCGATACGCCGCAGCTCGGCTGGTCGATGACCAAGACGGTCAATGCCGCCATCATCGGCACCATGATCCAGAGCCGGATGATCGCGCTCGACGAGGCCGGTCTCTTCCCCGAATGGACGGACGGACGGCAGAAGATCACGCTCGCCAACCTGCTCGCCATGGAAAGCGGGCTCGCGTTCAACGAGGATTACGGCGCGGTCACGGATGTGACGCGCATGCTCTACCTCGAGCCGGACATGGCCGATTTCGCGCTGGGCAAGCCGCTGGGCGCCGATCCGGGCACCAAGTTCAGCTATTCGAGCGGTACGGCCGTCCTGCTGTCGCGCCTGTGGATGGGGCGGCTGACTTCGCCGGAACAGGCGCTGATCTATCCCTGGCGCCGTCTTTTCAATCCGCTCGGCATGACGAGCGCCGTCTTCGAGGCGGACGAGAAGGGCACCTATGTCGGCAGTTCCTATCTCTACGCGACCCCGCGCGACTGGGCGCGCTTCGGCCTGTTCCTCGCCCAGGACGGGGTGTGGAACGGAGAGCGGCGCCTGCCGGAAGGGTTCGTTGCGGCTATGGGGACGCCCACGGAGACGTCCAACGGGGAATACACGCAGCTGCAGGCGTGGAAGAAGACGGGCGATGAGGCCAGGGGCCTGCCGGCGGACATGTTCTGGCTCGAAGGCCATGATGGGCAATCGGTGGCGGTGTCGCCGTCGGCCGGTCTCGTGGTGGTCAGGATGGGCATGACGCCGCGCAGGCTCGGTTACGATCCGGTGCCGCTGGTGCGGGCGGTCTCGAACGTGCTGAGCAATCGCTGA